From Pseudomonas fluorescens, one genomic window encodes:
- the abc-f gene encoding ribosomal protection-like ABC-F family protein has protein sequence MIRLQNLTLQRGPQRLLEDAELTLHAGHKAGLIGANGAGKSSLFALLRGELHPDSGDCFLPADWRIAHMRQEVDTLDRLAVDYVLDGDLRLREVQRDLAAAEAAHDGAAQARLHAELDSADGYTADARARKLLAGLGFTNEQTDRRVGDFSGGWRMRLNLAQALMCPSDLLLLDEPTNHLDLDAIIWLEEWLKSYPGTLLLISHDRDFLDAVVDHVAHVDQRKITLYRGGYTAFERARAERLAQQQQAYEKQQAQRAHMESYIARFKAQATKARQAQSRIKALERMEELSAAHVDSPFDFVFRESTKISSPLIDLSDARLGYGDKTILEKVKLQLTPGARIGLLGPNGAGKSTLIKNLAGELSPLAGRLTRGENTVVGYFAQHQLDSLDAKASPLLHLQRLAPTEREQTLRDFLGGFDFRGARIDEPVLNFSGGEKARLALALIAWERPNLLLLDEPTNHLDLEMRLALTMALQEFSGAVLVVSHDRHLLKSTTDNFFLVADGKVEEFDGDLEDYARWLVEYRQRNAPVSTTPVNPDKTDKKAQRQAAAALRQQLAPHKREADKLEAELGKLHEKLAKVDASLGDSDIYESARKNELRDLLAEQARLKVREAELEEAWMEALELLESMQAELEALS, from the coding sequence ATGATTCGACTTCAGAACCTGACTTTACAGCGTGGCCCGCAACGTCTGCTAGAAGACGCCGAGCTGACCCTGCACGCCGGCCACAAAGCCGGCCTGATCGGTGCCAATGGCGCCGGCAAATCGAGCCTGTTTGCCTTGCTTCGAGGTGAACTGCACCCGGACTCGGGCGACTGCTTCCTGCCGGCAGATTGGCGTATCGCCCACATGCGCCAGGAGGTCGATACGCTGGATCGCCTGGCGGTCGACTACGTGCTCGATGGTGACCTGCGCCTGCGCGAGGTCCAGCGCGACCTCGCCGCCGCCGAAGCTGCCCACGATGGTGCCGCCCAGGCGCGCCTGCACGCCGAGCTCGACAGTGCCGACGGCTACACCGCCGATGCGCGCGCGCGCAAGCTGCTGGCGGGGCTGGGCTTCACCAACGAACAGACGGATCGTCGCGTCGGAGATTTCTCCGGTGGCTGGCGGATGCGTCTGAACCTGGCGCAGGCCTTGATGTGTCCGTCGGACTTGTTGCTGCTTGACGAACCGACCAACCACTTGGACCTCGACGCCATCATCTGGCTGGAAGAGTGGCTCAAGAGCTACCCCGGCACCCTGCTGCTGATTTCTCACGACCGCGACTTCCTCGACGCCGTGGTCGATCATGTGGCCCACGTCGATCAGCGCAAGATCACCCTGTACCGCGGTGGCTACACGGCGTTTGAACGGGCCCGTGCCGAGCGTCTGGCTCAGCAGCAACAGGCCTACGAGAAGCAGCAGGCGCAACGGGCGCACATGGAAAGCTACATCGCCCGGTTCAAGGCCCAGGCCACCAAGGCCCGTCAGGCCCAGAGCCGGATCAAGGCGTTGGAGCGGATGGAGGAACTGTCGGCGGCTCACGTCGATTCGCCGTTCGACTTCGTCTTCCGCGAGTCGACGAAGATCTCCAGCCCCTTGATTGACCTGTCCGATGCCCGCCTGGGTTACGGCGACAAGACCATCCTGGAGAAGGTCAAACTGCAGTTGACCCCCGGCGCGCGGATCGGCCTGCTCGGCCCCAACGGTGCCGGCAAGTCGACCCTGATCAAGAACCTCGCCGGCGAACTGTCACCGCTGGCCGGGCGCCTGACCCGTGGCGAGAACACGGTGGTCGGCTACTTTGCCCAGCACCAGTTGGACTCGCTGGACGCCAAGGCCAGCCCCTTGCTGCACCTGCAGCGCCTGGCGCCGACCGAGCGCGAACAGACTCTGCGCGACTTTCTTGGTGGCTTCGACTTCCGCGGTGCGCGAATCGACGAACCGGTGCTGAACTTCTCCGGTGGTGAAAAGGCCCGCCTGGCGCTGGCACTGATCGCCTGGGAACGGCCTAACCTGCTGTTGCTCGACGAACCGACCAACCACCTGGACTTGGAAATGCGCCTGGCGCTGACCATGGCCCTGCAGGAATTCAGTGGCGCGGTTCTGGTGGTCTCCCACGACCGTCATCTGCTCAAGAGCACCACTGACAACTTTTTCCTGGTGGCCGACGGCAAGGTCGAAGAGTTCGACGGCGACCTGGAAGACTACGCCCGTTGGCTGGTCGAGTATCGTCAGCGCAATGCGCCGGTGAGCACGACGCCGGTCAATCCGGACAAGACTGACAAGAAGGCCCAGCGCCAGGCCGCGGCTGCGTTGCGTCAGCAACTGGCACCGCACAAGCGAGAGGCCGACAAGCTCGAAGCCGAATTGGGCAAGCTCCACGAGAAGTTGGCGAAAGTCGATGCAAGCCTGGGTGACAGCGATATCTACGAGTCGGCGCGCAAGAATGAATTGCGTGACCTGCTGGCCGAAC
- a CDS encoding AlgP family protein, whose amino-acid sequence MSANKKPVNTPLHLLQQLSGSLLEHLETACSQALADAEKLLAKLEKQRVKAQEKLHKSRTKLQDAATSGKAKAQAKAKGAVKELEDLLDALQKRQSDTRNYILQLKRDAQESLKLAQGVGRVKEAVGKALTLRAAKPATAAAAKKPAAKPAAKAPAKTAAKPAAKAPAKAAAAKPAAKAPAKAAAAKPVAKAPAKAAAAKPAARTAAAKPVAAKAPAKAAAKPVAKTAAAKPAAKTAAAKPAAKTAAAKPAAKPVAKAVAAKAPAKAAAKPAAKPAVKPAAASAAKPAAKPAAASAAKPAAKPAVAKPAAAKPAAKPTAKPAVKKPAAAKPAAAKPAAAPVAAKPAAPAPATSPAPAPASASAASAPAASPAPAASATSTPTSAS is encoded by the coding sequence ATGTCGGCCAATAAGAAGCCTGTAAATACTCCGTTGCATTTACTCCAACAGCTCTCGGGCAGCCTGCTCGAACATTTGGAAACTGCTTGTTCGCAAGCCTTGGCTGATGCTGAAAAACTGCTCGCCAAACTGGAAAAGCAACGCGTTAAAGCACAGGAAAAACTGCACAAGTCCCGCACCAAATTGCAGGACGCCGCTACGTCCGGAAAAGCCAAGGCGCAGGCCAAGGCCAAGGGTGCGGTCAAGGAGCTGGAAGACCTGCTCGATGCCCTCCAGAAGCGTCAATCCGATACTCGCAACTACATTCTGCAACTCAAGCGCGATGCTCAGGAAAGCTTGAAACTGGCCCAGGGTGTGGGTCGGGTTAAAGAGGCAGTTGGCAAGGCATTGACCCTGCGCGCGGCCAAGCCTGCAACTGCCGCTGCGGCAAAAAAACCGGCTGCCAAACCAGCCGCCAAGGCGCCTGCCAAAACCGCCGCCAAGCCTGCAGCCAAGGCACCGGCTAAAGCCGCTGCAGCCAAGCCTGCAGCCAAGGCACCGGCTAAAGCCGCTGCAGCCAAGCCTGTAGCCAAGGCACCGGCCAAAGCCGCTGCAGCCAAACCTGCTGCCAGGACGGCCGCCGCCAAACCGGTTGCTGCCAAGGCGCCTGCAAAAGCCGCCGCCAAGCCTGTGGCGAAAACTGCCGCCGCCAAACCCGCAGCCAAGACTGCAGCGGCTAAGCCCGCGGCTAAAACCGCTGCTGCGAAACCGGCTGCCAAGCCAGTAGCCAAGGCTGTTGCTGCCAAAGCTCCGGCCAAGGCTGCCGCCAAGCCAGCGGCTAAACCGGCTGTGAAGCCTGCCGCTGCCAGCGCTGCGAAACCAGCCGCCAAGCCTGCTGCTGCCAGTGCTGCGAAACCCGCAGCCAAACCCGCTGTTGCGAAGCCAGCCGCCGCTAAACCTGCAGCTAAACCAACTGCAAAACCAGCAGTGAAAAAGCCCGCCGCCGCTAAACCGGCTGCAGCCAAACCGGCAGCCGCACCTGTCGCCGCCAAGCCAGCGGCTCCAGCACCAGCGACTTCGCCTGCACCAGCGCCAGCCTCGGCGTCGGCCGCCAGCGCTCCAGCTGCCTCGCCTGCACCGGCCGCCAGCGCCACCAGCACACCGACAAGCGCTTCCTAA
- a CDS encoding TIGR02444 family protein, with amino-acid sequence MSSDLWSFSLDTYARPGIEPICLRLQDTGANVCLLLCAAWLGERGVACTAQRLQQLVQVAQPWYTDVIQPLRELRRQWKVAAVTDASISALRAQIKTLELEAEKQLLVRLENSARKWPTGQRNDLILWLEGTAADAANLDRDALHQLRVALTEA; translated from the coding sequence ATGTCCTCTGACCTGTGGAGCTTTTCCCTCGACACCTATGCAAGGCCGGGCATCGAGCCCATTTGCCTGCGACTGCAGGATACCGGCGCCAATGTTTGCCTGTTGTTGTGTGCGGCCTGGCTGGGCGAGCGCGGCGTCGCCTGCACTGCGCAGCGATTGCAACAACTGGTGCAAGTGGCACAGCCTTGGTACACCGATGTGATCCAGCCCCTTCGTGAATTGCGCAGGCAATGGAAAGTAGCGGCCGTGACGGATGCCTCGATCAGCGCCCTGCGCGCGCAAATCAAAACCCTGGAGCTGGAAGCGGAGAAACAGTTGTTGGTGCGCCTGGAGAATTCGGCGCGGAAATGGCCAACGGGTCAGAGAAATGACCTGATCTTATGGCTGGAAGGTACGGCGGCGGACGCCGCCAACCTTGATCGCGACGCGCTGCATCAGCTGCGCGTCGCGTTGACCGAGGCTTAG